The Tenebrio molitor chromosome 5, icTenMoli1.1, whole genome shotgun sequence genome has a segment encoding these proteins:
- the LOC138131923 gene encoding protein D3-like: MTLEARFKHEEIIPDVIDQAPESTVRVIFGGSHEVSLGNELTPTQVKAPPMLSWSAEESAFYTVVFTDPDAPSRANPIRREFLHWLIGNVPGSDLSEGEVLVEFLSSAPPKDSGLHRYTILVYKQRERVDFKEKRIPDTTREGRRHFSVREFAKKYGMGEAIAGNFYLAQWDQYVEEVNEKLAGT, translated from the coding sequence ATGACCCTCGAGGCGCGCTTCAAGCACGAAGAGATCATCCCCGACGTGATCGACCAGGCCCCGGAGTCAACCGTTCGAGTCATCTTCGGGGGCAGCCACGAAGTCAGCCTGGGCAATGAATTGACGCCCACGCAAGTGAAGGCGCCGCCGATGCTCTCCTGGTCCGCGGAAGAGAGCGCTTTCTACACCGTGGTGTTCACAGACCCGGACGCCCCGAGCCGGGCCAACCCCATCAGGAGGGAGTTCTTGCACTGGCTCATCGGCAACGTCCCAGGGAGTGATTTGAGCGAGGGCGAGGTGTTGGTAGAGTTCTTGAGTTCGGCGCCGCCCAAGGATTCGGGCTTGCACCGCTACACTATCCTAGTCTACAAGCAGAGAGAGAGAGTGGATTTTAAGGAGAAGAGAATTCCGGACACTACGAGAGAGGGGAGGAGGCACTTCTCGGTGAGGGAGTTTGCCAAGAAGTACGGGATGGGGGAGGCGATCGCCGGGAATTTTTATCTGGCGCAGTGGGATCAGTATGTTGAGGAGGTCAACGAGAAACTAGCAGGGACGTAG
- the LOC138131925 gene encoding protein D3-like, producing MDTDDIVPTILDVVPPSKITVTYPNEKPVELGTVLTPQQVKDDPEVRWDPTPDKYYTLLMIDPDAPSRRWAFLADVNHWLVANIKGCDLSTGEVLAEYAGAGPPKGTGFHRYIFVLFEHDQRVEFDEVKITKGTRLQRTRFSMKKFQKKYELDRVVAWNYFKAQAGGGDSEHKCVCL from the coding sequence ATGGACACCGACGATATAGTACCCACAATCCTGGACGTGGTACCACCGTCGAAAATCACCGTCACCTACCCCAACGAGAAGCCAGTGGAGCTGGGCACCGTGCTCACCCCTCAACAAGTCAAAGACGACCCCGAAGTGCGCTGGGACCCCACCCCCGACAAGTACTACACGCTGCTCATGATCGACCCCGACGCCCCCTCCAGACGATGGGCGTTTCTGGCCGACGTCAATCACTGGCTCGTGGCCAACATCAAAGGGTGCGACTTGAGTACCGGCGAAGTTCTCGCGGAATACGCAGGGGCGGGGCCGCCCAAAGGTACTGGTTTCCACCGGTACATCTTTGTGCTTTTCGAGCACGACCAGCGAGTGGAGTTCGACGAGGTCAAGATTACGAAGGGCACTAGGCTGCAGAGGACCAGGTTCTCGATGAAGAAGTTCCAGAAGAAGTACGAGCTTGACAGGGTGGTTGCTTGGAATTATTTCAAAGCGCAAGCGGGCGGGGGGGACAGTGAGCACAAGTGCGTTTGTTTGTGA